From Rhinatrema bivittatum chromosome 5, aRhiBiv1.1, whole genome shotgun sequence, the proteins below share one genomic window:
- the LOC115091464 gene encoding olfactory receptor 52E4-like yields the protein MSAFNTTHYQPPFFILMGIPGLEAAHIWISIPFCTLYVTAVIGNSIIIFIIKTDASLHQPMYFLLSMLSGTDIALPTCVIPKMLGAFWFDSREIYFDACLMQMYFAHSFVVVESGILISMAFDRYVAVCNPLRYTSILTNALLAKLAFLVIFRSMLYVLPFPFLTKRLPFCNSNVIAHTYCEHMSVARLACADITANAVYGMSIALCGVFLDLLFIALSYALILKAVVRLSSKEARAKAFSTCTAHVCVIAVFYTPFLFTVILQRVGHTLSPSVHIIVANLYFLVPPIVNPVVYGVNTKQIRDRILKIFHLGR from the coding sequence ATGTCAGCCTTCAATACCACCCACTACCAGCCTCCATTCTTCATCCTGATGGGTATCCCGGGGCTGGAAGCTGCGCACATCTGGATCTCCATTCCATTCTGTACTCTGTATGTCACAGCGGTTATAGGAAACTCTATCATCATCTTTATTATCAAGACAGACGCCAGCCTCCACCAGCCCATGTACTTCCTCCTGTCCATGCTGTCCGGGACCGACATTGCTTTACCTACCTGTGTAATACCTAAAATGCTGGGTGCGTTCTGGTTTGATTCTAGGGAAATCTATTTTGATGCTTGTCTGATGCAGATGTAttttgctcattcttttgtggtggtGGAATCCGGCATTCTGATATCAATGGCTTTTGATCGCTATGTTGCCGTGTGCAACCCCTTAAGATACACCTCCATCCTGACAAATGCGCTCTTAGCCAAACTAGCATTCCTAGTTATCTTCAGAAGTATGCTGTACGTTCTCCCATTTCCCTTCCTGACTAAAAGGCTGCCATTCTGCAACAGCAACGTCATTGCTCACACGTACTGCGAGCACATGTCCGTGGCAAGGCTGGCCTGTGCCGATATAACAGCCAATGCTGTGTATGGGATGAGCATTGCTCTGTGTGGGGTCTTTTTAGATTTGCTGTTTATTGCTTTATCTTATGCTCTGATACTTAAGGCCGTCGTAAGGCTTTCATCCAAGGAAGCACGAGCGAAAGCTTTCAGCACCTGCACTGCCCACGTGTGTGTAATTGCCGTGTTTTATACCCCATTTCTGTTCACTGTTATCTTACAGCGGGTCGGCCATACACTCTCTCCCTCTGTTCACATCATTGTGGCCAACCTCTACTTCCTTGTTCCACCCATCGTAAATCCCGTGGTGTATGGGGTGAACACAAAACAGATCCGGGACAGGATACTGAAAATATTCCATTTGGGACGGTGA